In Candidatus Woesearchaeota archaeon, the DNA window GCTTGCTTAACCCTATTAGCATCAAGTTCTAAACCGACATAAGAATTCAACTTGTTAGATAAATACCTAGATTTTTTACCATCTCCACAACCAACATCTAACAAAGAACACTTAGATAAAACAACATATTTTTTAAAATTTTCAAGCAAAAAATCCGCGATAATTTTATCCTTATTTCTAGCCTCCAATTGATCCTTAGTCAAAGAAGATTTGCCCTTAGAACTCCTATCCAAATCAAATTTCAACTTAGAATACTGCAAAGGATTTTTTATTTTAGAACAAAAAGAATCAGGAGTACAAACTTGCAAATCTTGATAATAACGCTTGCAATTATGAGGCGGAACAACGCCTTTGTTTTTCTTTAACTGCCTTAACTGACCATTCAAATAAACTTGACGCAAAGGCTCAGCATTTAATTTGTTCCAATCATTCAAACGTTTATCAATAGCGTCATAGTCCCAGCCACAACCTCTCAAAAAATTAACAAGAGTAAACAACAAACGCTTTTTGCCATCTTTAACTCCTAAAAAAGCATTCTTTATACAAGGAGGAAACAACTCCTCACGAATAGCTTCTTCTGGCAACTTAAATTCTTTTTTACCAAGGGAATCGCTGATTTTTGACTCATCAAAATTAAAATCATAAGCATTAACAAACAAACGACCAGCTTCACCAGAAACAGCAACAGACCTATCTAAAAAAGGAATATCAAAAGAAACACAATCAATCTCCGCATCAGATTTCCTAAATTTCAAAATTTTATCAACATTAACAGGAACACTGACAAGTTCAGATTTTTCATGCAAAGAAAAAGGCATCCTATACAAATGTCTAGAAGCAATCAAAACAGTATCAATCTCTAAAAACTCATCAACCATCAACTTATCAGAAACAGAAGAATCGTCAATAACAGCACGTTCATCTTTTTGAACAACTAACTTATCATAAGCAATACCTGTTCTGCGCACAATATTATTAATATCGTTCTTCTCATACTTCAAAATAGCTTTCTCAAACAAAGGCCTAAGCTTATCCCTAAGATAAAAAGCAATCTTTCTAGGCGCCTCAGGAAACAAATCCTTAACAAGCTTGCCGTTGAACTCATCAGGAAAAGCTTCGAAAGGAACCCCAATATGAAACCCTTTATTACCTGAAAACTTACAAGTTGCGCAACTGATTCCTTGGTCCTTTAAAATCTTAATTAACAAATGAGTTGCAATTTTACTGTAAACAAAATGATGACAATCAATATCCAAAATAAGATCCCAACCAACTCTTAACGCATCAAGATCTTGCTTTTTCATAGAACTGTTAATCTGCAAGGGATTGCTCCACAATTCCTCAGAACAATGAAAACTACTAGCTTTTTTTTTAGCAAGCTCTAAAACATCTGCCTCATACATTAAAGTATCTGGCCTTTTACCAAAATAATCTTCAAAACGAATAGCAACCTCCCTATTCTTAGAATAGTGAACTAAAAGTCTCTGAACCTCCCTTCTTTTATAAAATTTTAACGTCTTAGACAAAAGCATACAAGAAAGAATGACCAGCATTATATATTATTTTCGAACACAAAAAAACAATAATTAATTTCAATATAGATAATAAGTCCAAAACAAAACTTATGACACAGATATTCAATCCTGAACATAAAAATCAATGCTCTAAACTGCTTAGAAACAAAAAAAGCACACTAAACACACTAAGACACGAAAAGTATCAACTGTGTATCTCTGCTCCAAATGCACAGAAACATAATATTTTTTAGAACAACAAAAAGAAATCACACAGCACATTCTTTTAAAAAAGTCATTAAACAAAAAATTATAAATTTTCTAAACTTTTGCTAAACTTATAGCTTAAATTATCTACTGTTCGTTCTGATTGCCCCCTAAATTCAACCTCATATAAGCCCCTAGATTTTTTATTCAGGGTCAATTTGACTTCAGAAATAAATGGCACATAAAAAGATATAAGTGGAAGAGATCTCGGACCACTTTGAATTATTGCGTAATCTATAAATGAGTCTTTTATATTATCAAAAGGAACAAATAAAGAATTAGTCTTTCTCACAAAATCTGCTAAGTCCCATTTGAAAGAATCTGAACCTAATTTTTTTAGTTTATCGATCGTCTCCAATAAATTATTTATTTCAATGTTTTCAAAAAATGTTCCAATATCAGAAATTGGGTTACTATGAGAACACCTCGTCGCATATTTGTTTTCTGGACAGGTGTTTCCAAGCAACATAAAGTCTATAACTGTTCCATTTGGTTCTTCTAAAAAACCTGCTCTAATAGACTTAGCATGCAAAAAAGAAACTTGTTTTTTAAACAAAGAATCATAAATCTGCACAACCTCATGCATTCTCAAATAACCACTAAACTCTTCTTGTTTTAATACCGGTAAATACAAACTTTCAAATTTTTCATGCACATTTTCCAAATCCATCATAAAAGAAAGCAAACAAAATTTATAAATATTGTCACTTTAAAATGATCAACTTATTCACTGGACATTCCCACAGATTATTTAAAAAAGCAACAATTACCTTTAAAACATGCTAAACGGATTAACTCCAAGACTATATCAAGAAACAATACTTAACACAGCAGTAAAAGCAAACACACTCGCAGTACTCCCGACAGGACTAGGAAAAACAGCAATAGCTGCAATGTTAATGACACAAAGAATAGACAACTATCCAGACTCCAAAATGCTTTTTCTAGCACCAACAAAACCCTTGGCACAACAACACGAAAAAACTCTTAAAAAATTCTTCCCTAAACTAGAAGAAAAAATAGTATTATTCACAGGAACAATAAAACCAGAAAAAAGAAAAGAACTATTTGAACAAAACCAAATAATAATAAGCACACCTCAAGGACTAGAAAACGATATAATTTCAAGAAGAATAAAACTTGAAGAAGTATCTTTGTTGATTTTTGACGAGGCTCATCGCGCCGTAAAAGACTATGCTTACGTTTTTTTAAGCAAAAAATATCATGAAAAAGCAAAACATGAACGAATACTCGCATTAACCGCGAGTCCTGGAAGTGATCAAGAAAAAATCTTAGAAGTCTGCAAAAATTTATTCATAGAAGAAATAGAATACAGAAGCAACGAGGACCCCGACGTAAAAGAATACATACAAGAAATGAGACAACAAACAATAAACGTAGAACTGACAGAAGAAATGCTAAGAATACACAAATTCCTAAAAAATGCACACGAAAGCAAAATAAACGAAGCAATAAACCTAGGCTACTTACACGGAGCAACCACAAACTACAACAAAACCACCCTCCTAAAAGTAATAGGAGCGCTGCAAGGAAAAATAGCGAGCGGAGAAAAAGAATACGAAATACTAAAAACAATATCTTTAATAGCTGAAGCACTAAAAATAGAACACGCACTAGAACTACTAGAAACACAAGACATTCAACCACTATATACATACCTAACAGACCTAGAAAAACAAGCAAACACAGGAAAAGTAAAAGCGGTTAAAAACTTAGTAAGAGACATAAACTTTAGATCCGCGAAAATACTAACAGAAAAACTCCTAGAACAAGGACACAGACACCCAAAACTGGATAAACTAAAAGAAGAAACAAAACTGCAAATATGGAATGATAAAAAAAGCAAAATAATAATATTCACACAATATAGAGATTCTGCAACAAAAATAAAACAGATCTTAAACGAAGAAAAAATAACCTCTGAAATATTTGTAGGACAAGCCAAAAAAAAAGATACTGGCTTAAGTCAAAAACAACAAAAACAAATGCTAGAAGACTTTACAAAAGACAAATTCAACTGCTTAATAGCAACTAGCGTGGGAGAGGAAGGATTGGATATCCCTGAAGTAGACTTAGTAATATTTTACGAACCCATACCTTCTGCAATACGCACAGTACAAAGAAGAGGAAGAACAGGAAGACAAAAAGAAGGAAAAGTCATAACGCTACTGACAAAGGGAACAAGAGATGAAGGATACAAATGGGCAGCACATCACAAAGAAAAAAGAATGTACAAAGCCCTAAAAAATATAAAAAACACACTCCACGAAAAAAACACACAACAAAAACAAACATATAAAACGCATAATCCAGGATTCATAACACAAAACAACAAACAACTAAACGAATACACAAGCGAAGAAGAAATCACAATAAAAACAGACTACAGAGAAAAAGGCTCTCAAGTCATGAAAGAGCTGCTAGAACTAAAAGTAAATTTAAACCTAGAAGGCCTACAAATAGGAGATTATCAACTGTCAGAGCACGTAATAGTAGAATACAAAACAGTAAAAGACTTTGTAGACAGCATCATTGATGGACGATTACTAAGCCAAGCAAAAGAACTCAAACAATTCTTCAAACCACTAATAATCATAGAAGGAACAGAAGACATATACAGTCAAAGAAGAATACATCCAAACGCGATAAGAGGAATGCTGGCAGCAATAACAATAGGCCTGAGAATACCAATAATACAAACAAAAAATGCAAAAGACACCGCTGCACTACTAAGACAAATAGCAAAAAGAGAACAAACCACAGATCAAAAAGACTGGCAGATGCACACAACCAAACCTATGAATGATAAAGAAATACAAGAATATATAATTTCAAGCATACCAGACATCGGACCAAGACTTGCACCCGCACTACTAAAACAATTTAAAACAATAAAAAACATTGCAAATGCAAAAATAGAAGAATTACAAGAAGTAGAACTCATAGGAAAAATCAAAGCAAAAAGAATCAAAGAGCTCATGGATAAAGAATATGAAAATAACTGAAATCAACGCCAAAACAATAATAACAAAAAGCAACTTACCAAACACAGACTTCGTCATAAATCCCTACACAGGATGCTCTCACGCATGCATCTATTGCTACGCAGACTTCATGAAAAGATTCACAAACCACAACAATGAAAAATGGGGCTCATTTATCGACGTCAAAAAATTTGATGTAGACAGCATAAACCTCGAAAAATACAATAAAAAAATATTACTATTCTCAAGCGTCACAGACCCATACCAAGGAATAGAAGCAAAATACAAAAGAACAAGAACAATTCTAGAAAAATTCAAAAACACCTAAGTAAAAATAGAAATACTCACAAAATCAGGACTCGTAAAAAGAGACATCAAATTATTCAAACAAATACCCAACATAAAAGTAGGAATAAGCCTATCCATACTAGATGAAAAAGACTCCAGACACATAGAACCCTTTGCATCAACACCCAAAATAAGAATAGAAGCACTAAAACAACTAAAACAAAACAAAATACCAAACTTTCTTTTCATATCACCATTCATGCCAGGCCTAACAGACTTCAAAAAAATAATAAAAGAAACAAAAGAATTCACAGATGAATACTTATTTGAAAACATAAACATCAGACCAAACAATCAAAGAGCAATCAATAAATACCTAAAAGAAAACCACCCCGAACTAACAAAAATCTACAACTCCCTAACCAAAGAAAAATGGGATCAAATAGAAAAAGAAATAACAGAATACTGCAAAAAAGAAAAAATAAAACATACTTCCACCATGGTGGATTCAAAAAAAATCCTAATAACTAATAACTTCTATACCAGGGATATTTTCAAAATGCTTCTTGTTCCTAGTAATAATCTTATTAATTCCAAAGTTTTGCATCATTCCGACAATCAATAAGTCCATGCTCCCTATTTTTATGCCTTTTTTCTTCAAAATTCCAGAAAGAACCGCGGCATCAAGTGCAAAATTTGTAGTGGCAGGAATCAACTCTATGTTTTCTAAAAAATCAATAAATACATTAAATTCTTTTTTTGAGCCATGCATCATAATACCTGCGCCTATTTCAAAAACATTAATTTCAGAAATGTACAAAACTGCTTTGCCTATTTTCTTAAGAAGCTTTTTTGGTTCTTCCTTACCTTTCATATAATCAATTATAAAAGTCGAATCTAAGCAGTAAATTGTTCATCCCTCCATTTTTCTCTTTCTTTATTTCTTTCTCTTAGTTCGAGAATGCTTTTTTCTACTAAATCTGCGAATTCATCACTCCAAACACCAAAGAACTTTTCAATATTAGTTTCTTTATTGGCAATTCTTCTAATAACATCTGAAAAAGATTCATCATCTTTTTTTGCTTTTCTCAATAATTCATAAGCATCTTCCATTATAGTTATGGTCTTTGTCGTCATAAACATATGTGTATGTGTACACTTATATAAATATTATGAATAACAAATTATTTTCAATATAGAAAATAATCAAATGACCACTTAAAAGTAGTAAATAAACGAAAGTTTTATATATTAATAATAAAAACCTAAAAACATGAAAACTAAACTAACTGCAATAATACTAACAATCCTGGGTTTAGGAATAACAACCACAACAAAAGCGCAAGATCTAACAGCATATTTAGAAAAAAAAATAATAAACAAAAATATGTTCTATGGGATGAACTTTGTTGATGAAAAAACAGGAAAAGACAAAGCCATGATGCAACCATACATAGAAATAACAAAAGGACCGATAACGTATGCAAACTGGACAAATTTTGATCTAAAAAATGGAAGAACAGATGAAATAGACCACACACTAAAACTAACAAAACAATATGAACTAGGACAAAAAGACAACATAACAATAAGCCCCTCAATAGCGATGTACACATTTCCAAACTCAAATCTAAAAGACGAAAAAGCAATAGCCCTAGAAACAACATACACAGGAAACACAATGCCTTTTGATATAAACATAAGAATAGAAAAAATCCTAAACGGACAAAAAACAAACGGCGTCTTAATAAACTCGACAATATCAAAAACAACAAACATAACAAACAACATAACATCAACTGCAAAAACATCAACAGCATTTAACAACAAATATTTCTCAAACAATTCAGGAATAACACACTTTGATATAAGCGCCAACATAAGCTATAACTTAGGAAAAGGACTCGCAATCACTGCTGAAGGAACATACCAACAAAAAATAGACAAAGAATTCAAGCAACTCATAAAAACAGAACCATATTTCAAATTCGCAATATCAAAAAGCATAGAATAATGAAAATCATGACTCGTTGCCTACTTAAAAACACAAAGAGATATCTAGGGAAAAATGCACAAAAAGAACAGACTGCGCACCTTCAAACTTAAAAAATGAATACAACAAACATAAAAAAATTCGTATTAAAAACCTCACAACATCAAGCAACAAAGACCTAAACATCGTTAAGAAACTCATAAATCTTACGTCCATGCGCAAAAACAAAATCAGAATAATCCAAACGCTCACCATCAAATTCGTACAAATCTCCATTTTCTAAATCAGCAACTAAAAAATCATCAACATACAAACTCAAAAACTTAATATCGTCCTCTCCGAAATAATCTAAAACTCTTTTAAACTTTTTAGCAAAACGCCCAAACCTATTTTGCAAACCATTTAAATCAGAATCTAAAACAGTTTTCAAAAAATAATGTTCATTAAAAGATTTATAAATCTTGGCAGCATCCCAAAAAAACTTAACACTCTCAAAAACCAAATCATCCAAAAGACCATAAACCTTGCTTTTAGTATTAGGATAAAAAGTGACAGAATATAAACGATTCTTTAAAATATTAGAATGACCAGGAATTTTATCAATGGCAAACCCACGAACATAATCAGACAAATACCCAAATTTAAGCAAAGAACCCTCTTTCACAAAAGAAGGATCATAACCAACCTCTAACTTTGCGAAACGACAATCAAAAATCTTTTTTTCTAACATAAAAAAAGCAAAAACAAAACAAATTATAATAACTTACTAAAAAAAGACCGGAAGAAATTCAAGAAAACAAATAAAAAACCGAAAAAAACTAAATATATGGCTTGCTTATAACCTTGTCAGGAAATAAAACACGCAAATTATCAACTAAAACAGGTTCAAACTTATCTCTATTATTTAAACCATAACTAACAAAAAAACTAGACAAATCAAGAACAAAAGACAACTCATCCTTAGAAAAACCATTATCAAAACCAAAATACACCTCGCTTAACTCATAAAAAGAAAGAGACTTTCCATCATAAAAATAAACATCCCTGCGACTAGGAAAACTACTAACAACATCTTTATTGACATTATTGTAAACCGAAGAAAGAGATAAATCTAAAAAAGAGGCAACATCAAAAACAGAAAAATCACCTTTAACCAAAACATTATTTATCCTATCAGAGTATATGTTCCTTGACTTTTTATCAACACTCCTAAAAAAAGAAGAAAGACCTCCAAATTCAAGCACTCTGCAAGCAGTCATCGCATTAACACCAACACTTCTAGCAATAAAAGAAAAAGACTTTTTAATATTAGCATCGGAAAGCTCCTTATATAACTGATAAATTTTAAACGAAGAATCAAAATCCAATCCTTTCTTAGTATTCATAGACTCATAATCAAAAGCTTTCTCATAAGCCCAAACAAACTCAGAAGAAACCTTAGACAACGCAAAATCTTTAACAAGCCCCGCAATGGAACCTCTTAGAAAATTCATTTCTTTATGAACATTATTGCTAATTTTAATTTTTTCTGCTCTAATACGCTTAACTTCATCTAATAAACCTTCACGTCTAAGATGCATTCTTAAAGTAACGTTAGAAACGCCAAAATATTTAGCCCATTCACCAATAGAATTGCCAAGTTCTAAATTATTTTTCAAAAAGCTCAACTTTTCAGCACCAAACTTAACCATAAAAAAAAGAAAACAAAAACAACTAATAAAGCTTGCTAAAAAAAAAGAAAAACTTGCAAAAAAAGTAAATTCTCCAAATACAAAAAACAACTAATAATTCATATAATTTAAAAAGAAGAAAAAATCGAACAAAAATATGTATAAACAAAACATAAAAGATTATGCTCCAATAACCCTAAGAATAAGCATCTCATTAATGTTTTTATGGTTTGGAATAAATCAAGTACTAGATGCAAAAAATTTTATGGGCTATCTGCCAGAGTTCATACTATCAACTAACAATCCAGAAATATATGTAATAATTAATGGGCTCATAGAAATTCTACTGGGCGCAGCACTAATAATAGGTATATTCACAAGACCTGTCTCCATTTTACTATCAGCGCATTTATTAATAATATCTATAAGTTTGGGATATAATGATATAATGATAAGAGATATGGGACTTACATTAGCAACAATTGCAATATTTCTATATGGACCAGATAAATGGTCTTTAGATACATACAAAAACAAATGGAGGCAAAAAACATGAACAAAAAAACAACGTTAATAATGCTGCTTTTAATTGCGACAATTACGCTTGTTGCGTGCAACCAAAGTGCAAAAACAAGTAGCCCGCAAGAACAAACACAACAAGCGCAAGTAAACATAGACATTTCTAATAAAACCCTGCAAGAATCAAAAAATACAAACACAGAAACAACAAAATCAAAAAAATTCCATTTAAACGGGATAAATTATGCATTCGTAATGAACAATGAACAAGCACCAGATATAATGGTTAACGAAGGAGACTTAGTAACAATAGAATTTGAAAGCCAAGAAGGGTTTCATGACTGGGTTGTAGATGAATTTAATGCGGCAACAGAAAAAGTCAGACCTGAAGATGGAATGACAACAATAACATTCATAGCTGATAAAAAAGGAACATATGAATACTATTGTAGCGTGGGAAGCCACAGAGCTCAAGGAATGTTCGGAAATTTAATAGTACAGTAAAAATACCAAACATTTTTATTGTCTTTTTTATTTATAAAATAAATGAATAAAAAATTAATATGGATTTTGCTTCTTCTAATAACAATAATTATGTCTAGCTGCACAAAACAACCAACCGCATGCATAAAAGAACACTGCTTTGAAATAGAAATATCAAAAACGCAACAAACAAGAGAAATAGGTCTAATGCACAAAGAATACATGGAATCAAACAAAGGAATGCTATTTATTTTCGATAGACCAGACAATTATCCGTTCTGGATGAAAAACACAATAATACCGTTAGATATAATTTGGATAAATTCAAATCAAGAAATAGCCCACATAGAAGAAGCAATACCTTGTAAAAATGATCCCTGTCAAATATATAATCCCAATAAAAAAGCACTATACGTGCTAGAAATAAACCAAGGCATATCAAAAAACTACAAATTTGAAGAAGGAAACAAAGTAATATTAAAAAACATAAACTAAGAACATGATAGACATAAAAGAAAAAATAAAAGAAGCAAAACAAGAAACATACTTAACAATAGATGAAATAATCAAAAAATACGAAATAATCAAAAAAACACACAACACAATACATGCAAAACCACAAAAAGAAAAAAAAGAATACATATTCATAAAAATAAACAACAAATACAAAAAAGCCGCGACATACTACAAATCATAAAAAAACAAGAAGAACAAAGTATGCATCAAAAAAAGGAACATAAAGAAAATTCTTCAAAATCGACGATTACACACTCAAAAATCAAATTTTCTAAAAAAAACAAACCACAACAACATACAAAAGACGTGAATTCTTAACCACTCAACACAAAAAATGAATACGTACTAAAACTTAACACACAATTAAAATGCGCCCTAACGCCAACTAAAAATAAACACAAGCTTTTTAAAACAAACAAAAACCAAGTCAAATAGCATGAATACAACAAACGAATGGATAAAAATTAAAAAATCAAAAGTGCACGGCACAGGAGTATATGCAATAAAAGACATTCCAAAAAACACAAAAATAATAGAATATTTAGGAGAAAAAATAACAAAAAAAGAATCAGACAAAAGAGCAACAAACCAAATAAAAAAACATGAAAAAAATAAAAAAGAAAACGGTGCAGTATATATATTTGAATTAAATAAGACTCATGACATAGATGGAAATGTGCCTTGGAACACTGCCAAATACATAAACCATGCTTGCGAAACAAATGCAGAAACAATAAATGAAAATGGACACATATGGATAATCTCCACAAAAAAAATAAAGAAAGGAGAAGAAATACACTACAACTACGGATACGATATAGAAAACTTTGAAGATCATCCATGCAACTGTGGTTCAAAAAAATGCATAGGATATATAGTTGCAGAAAAACACTGGTCAAAAATAAAAGAAAAGGTTAAAAAAAAGAACAAAAAAACAAATACAAAAAAACACAAACAATCAAAATAATTTATCAATAGTTCCAGAAACAGGTACACTAACAGACCCTTTAATACTAAAATCTTTAACAACACCTAAATAATTATTCTCAGAATACAAAATCTTAAGCAACCCAGTATAATTAATATCTGCATCATTAAAAAAAGCAAACCCAGAAAACTTACCGATCAACCCCTTAGAAACTTTCAAATAAAAAGAAAGACCTAACTCGGAATCATCATTAATATCATCATGCAAATACAACCCATTAACACCCACTCTAGAATCAAAAAAACCTTTTAAAGGAATTTCCAACAAACCATTAAAATCATGCTGAAAAATAGAAAAAACACTAAAATCAGAAAATAAGTCAAACTCACCACTAAAATATTTATTATCATCAACACCTAAATACATACCCCTAAAAGAAAAATACTTATACAAATCACAACTAAATTCTTCATCAACCATCTTCAAAAAAACACCTGCAAACAACAATCACATCCTTTTAACAACACCGTGTTTAGGATTAAAAATATCTCCCTTTCTTTTGAGATTGTTCAAAATCTCTTCTGTTTTATCACCACTCATACCTTTAATCTCAGCTTCCCTAATAATATCTTCAATAGGAACAACATCCGTATTAAGTGCCTTTTCTAACTCGACAATAATCTCTTTAACAGTATGCACGTTTCCTCTTTGAGTTGCAGTTATCCCTGTTGCAATCCTATCAATATCAAATTTTCCAGTTTCCTCATCCAAACCAATCAAAGTCAAGCAATGATGCAACAAATCAATAGCTCTTCTTGCATCAGCTTTAGTAACTGTTTTAGAAAGCCTAGTTTTAGCACTTGCCTCAGAAAGCCTAACCAAACCTTCTAATTGTCTAGCACTTATAGG includes these proteins:
- a CDS encoding methyltransferase domain-containing protein, producing MLVILSCMLLSKTLKFYKRREVQRLLVHYSKNREVAIRFEDYFGKRPDTLMYEADVLELAKKKASSFHCSEELWSNPLQINSSMKKQDLDALRVGWDLILDIDCHHFVYSKIATHLLIKILKDQGISCATCKFSGNKGFHIGVPFEAFPDEFNGKLVKDLFPEAPRKIAFYLRDKLRPLFEKAILKYEKNDINNIVRRTGIAYDKLVVQKDERAVIDDSSVSDKLMVDEFLEIDTVLIASRHLYRMPFSLHEKSELVSVPVNVDKILKFRKSDAEIDCVSFDIPFLDRSVAVSGEAGRLFVNAYDFNFDESKISDSLGKKEFKLPEEAIREELFPPCIKNAFLGVKDGKKRLLFTLVNFLRGCGWDYDAIDKRLNDWNKLNAEPLRQVYLNGQLRQLKKNKGVVPPHNCKRYYQDLQVCTPDSFCSKIKNPLQYSKLKFDLDRSSKGKSSLTKDQLEARNKDKIIADFLLENFKKYVVLSKCSLLDVGCGDGKKSRYLSNKLNSYVGLELDANRVKQAKSIVKKKNVSFANCDFFDFVPDNKFSCVSFIFSWHYFKDFSSVLKKLNSVLAKEGFVFILEASESTSSWKSSILRKNSKDFDEAIFSDKIASINVGVEHILNQNVFEIVSFIKNVLDGFSLFILKKK
- a CDS encoding DEAD/DEAH box helicase — protein: MLNGLTPRLYQETILNTAVKANTLAVLPTGLGKTAIAAMLMTQRIDNYPDSKMLFLAPTKPLAQQHEKTLKKFFPKLEEKIVLFTGTIKPEKRKELFEQNQIIISTPQGLENDIISRRIKLEEVSLLIFDEAHRAVKDYAYVFLSKKYHEKAKHERILALTASPGSDQEKILEVCKNLFIEEIEYRSNEDPDVKEYIQEMRQQTINVELTEEMLRIHKFLKNAHESKINEAINLGYLHGATTNYNKTTLLKVIGALQGKIASGEKEYEILKTISLIAEALKIEHALELLETQDIQPLYTYLTDLEKQANTGKVKAVKNLVRDINFRSAKILTEKLLEQGHRHPKLDKLKEETKLQIWNDKKSKIIIFTQYRDSATKIKQILNEEKITSEIFVGQAKKKDTGLSQKQQKQMLEDFTKDKFNCLIATSVGEEGLDIPEVDLVIFYEPIPSAIRTVQRRGRTGRQKEGKVITLLTKGTRDEGYKWAAHHKEKRMYKALKNIKNTLHEKNTQQKQTYKTHNPGFITQNNKQLNEYTSEEEITIKTDYREKGSQVMKELLELKVNLNLEGLQIGDYQLSEHVIVEYKTVKDFVDSIIDGRLLSQAKELKQFFKPLIIIEGTEDIYSQRRIHPNAIRGMLAAITIGLRIPIIQTKNAKDTAALLRQIAKREQTTDQKDWQMHTTKPMNDKEIQEYIISSIPDIGPRLAPALLKQFKTIKNIANAKIEELQEVELIGKIKAKRIKELMDKEYENN
- a CDS encoding type II toxin-antitoxin system VapC family toxin, whose amino-acid sequence is MKGKEEPKKLLKKIGKAVLYISEINVFEIGAGIMMHGSKKEFNVFIDFLENIELIPATTNFALDAAVLSGILKKKGIKIGSMDLLIVGMMQNFGINKIITRNKKHFENIPGIEVISY
- a CDS encoding antitoxin VapB family protein, whose translation is MTTKTITIMEDAYELLRKAKKDDESFSDVIRRIANKETNIEKFFGVWSDEFADLVEKSILELRERNKEREKWRDEQFTA
- a CDS encoding DoxX family protein, which gives rise to MYKQNIKDYAPITLRISISLMFLWFGINQVLDAKNFMGYLPEFILSTNNPEIYVIINGLIEILLGAALIIGIFTRPVSILLSAHLLIISISLGYNDIMIRDMGLTLATIAIFLYGPDKWSLDTYKNKWRQKT
- a CDS encoding multicopper oxidase domain-containing protein, giving the protein MLLLIATITLVACNQSAKTSSPQEQTQQAQVNIDISNKTLQESKNTNTETTKSKKFHLNGINYAFVMNNEQAPDIMVNEGDLVTIEFESQEGFHDWVVDEFNAATEKVRPEDGMTTITFIADKKGTYEYYCSVGSHRAQGMFGNLIVQ
- a CDS encoding DUF192 domain-containing protein translates to MNKKLIWILLLLITIIMSSCTKQPTACIKEHCFEIEISKTQQTREIGLMHKEYMESNKGMLFIFDRPDNYPFWMKNTIIPLDIIWINSNQEIAHIEEAIPCKNDPCQIYNPNKKALYVLEINQGISKNYKFEEGNKVILKNIN
- a CDS encoding SET domain-containing protein-lysine N-methyltransferase, with protein sequence MNTTNEWIKIKKSKVHGTGVYAIKDIPKNTKIIEYLGEKITKKESDKRATNQIKKHEKNKKENGAVYIFELNKTHDIDGNVPWNTAKYINHACETNAETINENGHIWIISTKKIKKGEEIHYNYGYDIENFEDHPCNCGSKKCIGYIVAEKHWSKIKEKVKKKNKKTNTKKHKQSK